DNA from Phycisphaerae bacterium:
CCGGCAACTCACGGCCGGTCGAACCGCACCGCGTTCGGCGGATCGCCGGCCATGGAACTGACCCGCGTGCCGAACTCACGATCCAGCATGGCGCGGTCGCCGATGTGCTTGAGGACATTCCATCGCGCCCGGCGCACCGGGGCCTCGCCCATCTCCCAGACGTCGACCGAATCCGCCCCCTGCCGGTACAGGTCATGGGCTTCGCGGAGGATCCGCCAGGCGTCGATCTCGCCGAACGGCACCAGGTCCGTCCGGCCCTCGCCGACGTCGGTGAAGTACACGCTCCAGTCGTAGCCGCGCGGCAACACAGCCGGGTGATACTGCCCGATGGACGGGGCCAGTTCGATGCGGCGGCGGGCCTCGCCGAGCTCTTCGTAAACGTGGTCCAGGAACATCGGCCGATAGTCGCGGCGAAACGACGGCGCGATCACGTCGACCAGCCCCTCCTGGGCCCAGCGCCGAATGTCGAAGCCGTACAGGAAGTTCGCCGGAGTCGTCCGGGCGCCGAACTCCTTGCCGGCCAGAATGCTCCAGTCGCCCGAGACTTGAACGGCGATCTTGATCTCGCGGCCGACCTGCCGGCCGATCGCGTTGGTCTGCTCGCGGAAACGCCGCATGAACGCGGTCAGATGATCGCAGCGAAACCGGTACCACTCCGGCGGCGGCTGGTCGCCGGCACAAGGGTCGATGCCGTATTGCTCGCGAAACTGGGCGACTGCGTGGGGGGCGAAATCCCAGAGCACGTCGGCCTCGCACATGAGATTCAGATGAATGCCCGGCGGCCCCTTGCGGGCGACCTCAGCCAGCAAATCGAGCTTGTACTGCTCCCAGCCGGGATGAAAGTGGCTGAACCAGTGGCTGCACACCTGCCCGCGGCGGTCCACGTGCCGCCATTCGGCATGCGCGTCGGTGATGGGCGAGTTGAAGTCGTAGCCGAAACCGCCCGCGTAGTCGGCGGGGTAGTCCTGCTGAATGCGGAACGACGGCCACAACTCCATGCCGTTCTCGTCGGCGAAGCGGATCAGCACGTCCAGCGGATCGTAGCCCTGCTCTTCGGCCGCCAGAAAGGCCAGCCGGCAGCGGCGA
Protein-coding regions in this window:
- a CDS encoding family 10 glycosylhydrolase, which codes for MAQSETWIADFRTVGQGRDGLEFVPYVRNGREGWMLRLAEGHGTPVTVPTSAGGWHEIHLGFWGDSGVRVRLSGEPWFDWVETTVRWDWDGGSGEEAFWKIADLTGRSLEILPMPGFERRWTSHRSQIAYVRLVKISEAEAQRRLREIQNSPTRTAGAVIDGHEAIGANCPTSPDEVRAMIAGFAGSDFKRLHFGCTCTTMRVLWLSKVGYYLGQDQPPERLNSDVNRRCRLAFLAAEEQGYDPLDVLIRFADENGMELWPSFRIQQDYPADYAGGFGYDFNSPITDAHAEWRHVDRRGQVCSHWFSHFHPGWEQYKLDLLAEVARKGPPGIHLNLMCEADVLWDFAPHAVAQFREQYGIDPCAGDQPPPEWYRFRCDHLTAFMRRFREQTNAIGRQVGREIKIAVQVSGDWSILAGKEFGARTTPANFLYGFDIRRWAQEGLVDVIAPSFRRDYRPMFLDHVYEELGEARRRIELAPSIGQYHPAVLPRGYDWSVYFTDVGEGRTDLVPFGEIDAWRILREAHDLYRQGADSVDVWEMGEAPVRRARWNVLKHIGDRAMLDREFGTRVSSMAGDPPNAVRFDRP